The following proteins are encoded in a genomic region of Coffea eugenioides isolate CCC68of chromosome 6, Ceug_1.0, whole genome shotgun sequence:
- the LOC113776127 gene encoding putative cysteine-rich receptor-like protein kinase 16 isoform X1, with protein MLQFQCLVVLLSLILIDFFLQIPYDYDYMLMRDGHRYVYRTFNSKHTSCDHSPSTCVGNDINLQCPFQFRGDHPNLCPIEFCCENNRTVLPVIGGNHLEKQQYNFSVKLNSIDYEQQTLRLFDPGVQKNNCSTLPVYSFKPNDDFYQKQVGASTIMYIDPDAGSLVFVSCQNPVKSKYTPLYVDTASCNITANQFSKMKAPSNYYSYVVVGKNVVASDIEESCTVYKTAPVDLRCLPNVTTGDISFQDIHNLLSNGLDLRWLREWRSRRHFPWLPQGRISDAIRSCRFIGVPALVYLNAAIKVIGIILLFAFLLYRYRRRHLSRYDTIEDFLQANNSLMPIRYSYKEIKTMTKNFEEKLGEGGYGLVYKGKLRSGGAVAVKMLNKSKANGQEFINEVATIGRIHHVNVVRLVGFCVTASKHALVYDYMPNGSLDKLIFSNCQNSPPLSWKQVCEIAKGVARGIEYLHQGCDMQILHFDIKPHNVLLDENFVPKVSDFGLAKLYPMQRSIATLTAARGTLGYMAPELFYKKIGRVSHKTDVYSYGMLLMEMAGRRRNVDAHAEHSSQIYFPSWIHDKFDQVEEMEIGDHATEEEKAITIKLILIALWCIQMTPEDRPSMREVLEMLEGDARGLKLPPKPLFYPPDSPISMQRSSNSCSSGESTVPLCSSVALEIEQMDD; from the exons ATGCTCCAATTTCAGTGTTTGGTAGTTTTGTTGTCTCTAATCCTGATTGACTTCTTTTTGCAGATCCCATATGATTATGATTATATGCTTATGAGGGATGGTCACAGATATGTTTATCGTACCTTCAATTCAAAACACACAAGCTGCGACCATAGCCCATCCACTTGCGTGGGTAATGACATCAATTTACAGTGCCCATTTCAGTTTAGAGGTGATCATCCAAATCTATGCCCTATTGAATTCTGTTGTGAAAATAATCGCACCGTTCTACCCGTAATTGGTGGTAACCATCTGGAGAAACAACAGTATAACTTTTCTGTGAAGCTAAACAGTATTGATTATGAGCAACAAACACTTCGTCTCTTTGATCCTGGGGTGCAAAAGAACAACTGTTCTACTCTGCCAGTTTACTCATTCAAGCCAAACGACGACTTCTACCAAAAGCAAGTTGGGGCTTCTACCATAATGTATATTGATCCCGATGCTGGTTCGTTGGTCTTTGTCAGCTGTCAGAATCCCGTGAAATCGAAATATACACCTCTTTATGTAGACACTGCTTCCTGTAATATCACTGCAAATCAGTTTTCAAAAATGAAAGCTCCGTCCAATTATTACAGCTATGTTGTGGTGGGCAAAAATGTGGTGGCATCTGATATTGAAGAGTCGTGCACTGTCTATAAGACAGCTCCGGTAGACCTGCGGTGTCTCCCTAATGTAACAACAGGAGATATTTCGTTTCAAGACATCCACAATCTTCTGTCCAATGGTCTTGACCTCCGGTGGTTAAGAGAGTGGCGGAGCAGGAGACATTTTCCTT GGCTCCCACAAGGGCGAATCAGCGACGCAATTCGAT CTTGCCGGTTTATTGGTGTCCCAGCTTTGG TTTACCTAAATGCAGCAATAAAAGTCATTGGCATTATCCTCTTGTTTGCTTTCCTCCTTTATCGGTATCGTCGGAGGCATTTATCGAGGTATGATACAATCGAAGATTTCCTACAAGCAAACAACAGCCTCATGCCCATTAGGTACtcatacaaagaaataaagacaATGACAAAAAATTTTGAGGAGAAATTAGGTGAAGGAGGCTATGGTTTGGTTTACAAAGGCAAATTGCGCAGTGGAGGTGCAGTTGCTGTCAAGATGCTGAACAAATCAAAAGCTAATGGCCAAGAATTCATCAATGAAGTTGCGACTATTGGAAGAATACACCATGTGAACGTGGTTCGGTTAGTGGGATTTTGTGTTACTGCCTCAAAACATGCTCTAGTGTATGATTACATGCCTAATGGCTCTCTAGATAagttaattttctcaaactgtCAAAATAGTCCTCCATTGAGTTGGAAACAAGTTTGTGAGATTGCAAAGGGGGTTGCTCGTGGCATTGAATACTTGCATCAGGGGTGTGATATGCAAATTCTACATTTTGATATTAAACCACATAACGTCTTACTTGATGAGAACTTTGTTCCAAAAGTTTCGGACTTTGGACTTGCAAAACTTTACCCGATGCAAAGGAGTATTGCAACTCTTACTGCTGCGAGAGGAACTTTAGGTTACATGGCCCCAGAGTTGTTCTACAAAAAGATTGGAAGAGTCTCGCATAAGACAGACGTTTACAGCTATGGAATGTTACTGATGGAGATGGCTGGGAGGAGGAGAAATGTGGATGCGCATGCCGAGCATTCAAGTCAAATATACTTCCCTTCATGGATACATGACAAATTCGATCAGGTGGAGGAAATGGAAATCGGAGATCATGCAACTGAAGAAGAAAAGGCGATTACAATAAAATTGATTTTGATTGCATTGTGGTGCATACAGATGACACCTGAGGATCGTCCTTCAATGAGAGAAGTTCTAGAAATGCTTGAAGGTGATGCTAGGGGCCTAAAATTGCCTCCTAAACCGTTGTTTTACCCTCCAGATTCACCCATATCCATGCAAAGAAGCAGTAATAGTTGTTCTTCTGGTGAGTCAACGGTGCCCCTGTGTAGCTCTGTTGCTTTAGAAATAGAGCAAATGGATGACTAA
- the LOC113776127 gene encoding G-type lectin S-receptor-like serine/threonine-protein kinase SRK isoform X2 — protein MLQFQCLVVLLSLILIDFFLQIPYDYDYMLMRDGHRYVYRTFNSKHTSCDHSPSTCVGNDINLQCPFQFRGDHPNLCPIEFCCENNRTVLPVIGGNHLEKQQYNFSVKLNSIDYEQQTLRLFDPGVQKNNCSTLPVYSFKPNDDFYQKQVGASTIMYIDPDAGSLVFVSCQNPVKSKYTPLYVDTASCNITANQFSKMKAPSNYYSYVVVGKNVVASDIEESCTVYKTAPVDLRCLPNVTTGDISFQDIHNLLSNGLDLRWLREWRSRRHFPWLPQGRISDAIRFYLNAAIKVIGIILLFAFLLYRYRRRHLSRYDTIEDFLQANNSLMPIRYSYKEIKTMTKNFEEKLGEGGYGLVYKGKLRSGGAVAVKMLNKSKANGQEFINEVATIGRIHHVNVVRLVGFCVTASKHALVYDYMPNGSLDKLIFSNCQNSPPLSWKQVCEIAKGVARGIEYLHQGCDMQILHFDIKPHNVLLDENFVPKVSDFGLAKLYPMQRSIATLTAARGTLGYMAPELFYKKIGRVSHKTDVYSYGMLLMEMAGRRRNVDAHAEHSSQIYFPSWIHDKFDQVEEMEIGDHATEEEKAITIKLILIALWCIQMTPEDRPSMREVLEMLEGDARGLKLPPKPLFYPPDSPISMQRSSNSCSSGESTVPLCSSVALEIEQMDD, from the exons ATGCTCCAATTTCAGTGTTTGGTAGTTTTGTTGTCTCTAATCCTGATTGACTTCTTTTTGCAGATCCCATATGATTATGATTATATGCTTATGAGGGATGGTCACAGATATGTTTATCGTACCTTCAATTCAAAACACACAAGCTGCGACCATAGCCCATCCACTTGCGTGGGTAATGACATCAATTTACAGTGCCCATTTCAGTTTAGAGGTGATCATCCAAATCTATGCCCTATTGAATTCTGTTGTGAAAATAATCGCACCGTTCTACCCGTAATTGGTGGTAACCATCTGGAGAAACAACAGTATAACTTTTCTGTGAAGCTAAACAGTATTGATTATGAGCAACAAACACTTCGTCTCTTTGATCCTGGGGTGCAAAAGAACAACTGTTCTACTCTGCCAGTTTACTCATTCAAGCCAAACGACGACTTCTACCAAAAGCAAGTTGGGGCTTCTACCATAATGTATATTGATCCCGATGCTGGTTCGTTGGTCTTTGTCAGCTGTCAGAATCCCGTGAAATCGAAATATACACCTCTTTATGTAGACACTGCTTCCTGTAATATCACTGCAAATCAGTTTTCAAAAATGAAAGCTCCGTCCAATTATTACAGCTATGTTGTGGTGGGCAAAAATGTGGTGGCATCTGATATTGAAGAGTCGTGCACTGTCTATAAGACAGCTCCGGTAGACCTGCGGTGTCTCCCTAATGTAACAACAGGAGATATTTCGTTTCAAGACATCCACAATCTTCTGTCCAATGGTCTTGACCTCCGGTGGTTAAGAGAGTGGCGGAGCAGGAGACATTTTCCTT GGCTCCCACAAGGGCGAATCAGCGACGCAATTCGAT TTTACCTAAATGCAGCAATAAAAGTCATTGGCATTATCCTCTTGTTTGCTTTCCTCCTTTATCGGTATCGTCGGAGGCATTTATCGAGGTATGATACAATCGAAGATTTCCTACAAGCAAACAACAGCCTCATGCCCATTAGGTACtcatacaaagaaataaagacaATGACAAAAAATTTTGAGGAGAAATTAGGTGAAGGAGGCTATGGTTTGGTTTACAAAGGCAAATTGCGCAGTGGAGGTGCAGTTGCTGTCAAGATGCTGAACAAATCAAAAGCTAATGGCCAAGAATTCATCAATGAAGTTGCGACTATTGGAAGAATACACCATGTGAACGTGGTTCGGTTAGTGGGATTTTGTGTTACTGCCTCAAAACATGCTCTAGTGTATGATTACATGCCTAATGGCTCTCTAGATAagttaattttctcaaactgtCAAAATAGTCCTCCATTGAGTTGGAAACAAGTTTGTGAGATTGCAAAGGGGGTTGCTCGTGGCATTGAATACTTGCATCAGGGGTGTGATATGCAAATTCTACATTTTGATATTAAACCACATAACGTCTTACTTGATGAGAACTTTGTTCCAAAAGTTTCGGACTTTGGACTTGCAAAACTTTACCCGATGCAAAGGAGTATTGCAACTCTTACTGCTGCGAGAGGAACTTTAGGTTACATGGCCCCAGAGTTGTTCTACAAAAAGATTGGAAGAGTCTCGCATAAGACAGACGTTTACAGCTATGGAATGTTACTGATGGAGATGGCTGGGAGGAGGAGAAATGTGGATGCGCATGCCGAGCATTCAAGTCAAATATACTTCCCTTCATGGATACATGACAAATTCGATCAGGTGGAGGAAATGGAAATCGGAGATCATGCAACTGAAGAAGAAAAGGCGATTACAATAAAATTGATTTTGATTGCATTGTGGTGCATACAGATGACACCTGAGGATCGTCCTTCAATGAGAGAAGTTCTAGAAATGCTTGAAGGTGATGCTAGGGGCCTAAAATTGCCTCCTAAACCGTTGTTTTACCCTCCAGATTCACCCATATCCATGCAAAGAAGCAGTAATAGTTGTTCTTCTGGTGAGTCAACGGTGCCCCTGTGTAGCTCTGTTGCTTTAGAAATAGAGCAAATGGATGACTAA
- the LOC113774401 gene encoding uncharacterized protein LOC113774401: protein MAGPGKRGQMLQRKAQGAQQPAIPNSVGSNQPRSASKSVSSEDAIYVTPTSSPREIASESRMIHHQTSESRASGENETNPVSDEQENAMLLSARRRGRTRNLSLSKKREANETLTIEIDDCIRRIVGKDSQYFITEGGCVVRKAARLNVPKWSHLNPGDREGIYSTVTDDFRFSEHITSKTAINRQLNTQYRNHRYRLHKYFQSFESRQEALRQVPEGVSEEDWKWLVSYFENDEFKKISERNKQNRAKNDCYTTVGTKSLARVVEEKKRKEDVELSEIDMFELSRKSKK, encoded by the exons ATGGCTGGACCAGGAAAGCGAGGCCAAATGCTGCAGAGAAAAGCTCAAGGTGCACAACAGCCTGCAATACCTAATTCAGTTGGAAGCAATCAACCAAGAAGTGCATCCAAGAGTGTATCCTCAGAGGATGCAATATATGTCACTCCAACTTCTTCACCTAGAGAAATTGCTAGTGAGAGTAGGATGATACACCATCAGACATCTGAGTCTCGTGCATCCGGAGAAAATGAGACAAATCCAGTTTCGGATGAGCAAGAAAATG CTATGCTGCTGTCAGCAAGAAGAAGAGGACGTACACGAAATCTATCATTATCAAAAAAAAGGGAGGCTAATGAGACGCTCAccattgaaattgatgattgtATTCGGCGGATTGTTGGGAAGGATTCTCAATACTTCATCACAGAAGGGGGTTGTGTTGTTAGGAAGGCTGCTAGGCTTAATGTTCCAAAGTGGTCCCATCTCAATCCCGGTGACCGAGAAGGCATATACAGCACGGTTACG GATGACTTTCGATTTTCAGAGCACATCACCTCAAAAACTGCTATTAATAGGCAGTTAAACACACAATATCGAAACCATCGATATCGGCTTCACAAGTATTTCCAGAGTTTTGAATCAAGGCAAGAAGCATTGAGGCAAGTTCCTGAAGGTGTGAGTGAAGAAGATTGGAAGTGGCTGGTCAGCTActttgaaaatgatgaatttaag AAAATTAGTGAACGTAACAAGCAAAATCGTGCCAAAAATGACTGCTACACTACTGTTGGCACAAAATCGCTTGCAAGAGTTGTTGAGGAAAAG aaaaggaaagaagatgtCGAGCTTTCAGAGATAGACATGTTTGAGTTAAGTCGAAAGTCAAAGAAGTAA